In one window of Bacteroidota bacterium DNA:
- a CDS encoding C40 family peptidase, whose amino-acid sequence MKIGISKLSIIPIRKEPSEKSEMISQLLFGETYHVLGTRDNWLQIKTYFDDYIGWIDAKMHSDISTYSFNYMQNKNLSIISNSMIPIIDNKEKIEHTIVAGSSIPNFNGKRSFRFDGRKFKFRKSPLFQNGKNIRSSLIETSKLYLNAPYLWGGRTPFGIDCSGFVQLVAKINNIFLPRDASQQIVHGSVIDFINEANTGDLVFFDNEAGEIIHVGILLNSKQIIHASGKVRIDNIDHHGIYNVDTKRYTHQLRVIKNIVE is encoded by the coding sequence ATGAAAATTGGAATTTCAAAGCTTAGCATTATTCCAATCAGGAAGGAACCATCTGAAAAAAGTGAAATGATTAGTCAGTTGCTTTTTGGAGAAACTTATCATGTATTGGGAACCAGAGATAATTGGTTACAGATAAAAACATATTTCGATGATTATATTGGCTGGATAGATGCAAAAATGCACTCAGATATATCTACATATTCGTTCAATTATATGCAAAATAAGAATTTGAGCATAATATCAAACTCAATGATTCCTATTATTGATAATAAAGAAAAAATTGAGCACACAATCGTTGCAGGTAGCAGCATTCCAAATTTCAATGGGAAAAGGTCTTTTCGGTTTGATGGCAGAAAATTTAAGTTTCGAAAAAGTCCTTTGTTTCAAAACGGCAAAAATATTCGTAGTTCTCTTATTGAAACATCGAAACTTTACCTAAATGCACCTTATTTGTGGGGTGGGAGAACTCCATTTGGGATTGATTGTTCAGGATTTGTACAGCTTGTTGCAAAAATCAACAATATTTTTCTGCCGAGAGATGCCAGCCAGCAAATTGTACATGGCTCAGTTATAGACTTCATTAACGAAGCTAATACCGGCGATTTGGTTTTTTTCGACAACGAAGCCGGAGAAATTATTCATGTTGGGATTTTGCTCAATTCAAAGCAAATTATTCATGCTTCAGGCAAGGTAAGAATTGATAATATCGACCATCATGGGATTTACAATGTTGATACAAAACGATATACCCATCAATTACGAGTCATTAAAAATATTGTTGAATAA
- a CDS encoding DUF3276 family protein yields the protein MDEVFDKREGKERNDRTEIYSKVVRAGKRTYFFDVKATRSGEYYLTLTESKKKFDHEGNFHFEKHKIFLYKEDFENFEEGLIDTISFVKKSQSEE from the coding sequence ATGGACGAAGTATTTGATAAAAGAGAAGGAAAAGAAAGAAATGATCGTACCGAGATTTATTCAAAAGTAGTAAGAGCCGGAAAACGCACATATTTTTTTGATGTGAAAGCAACTCGTTCAGGCGAATATTATTTAACTCTGACTGAAAGCAAGAAAAAGTTTGACCACGAAGGAAATTTCCATTTCGAAAAACACAAAATATTTCTGTATAAAGAAGATTTTGAGAACTTTGAAGAGGGACTTATTGATACAATTAGCTTTGTGAAAAAATCTCAAAGTGAAGAATAA
- a CDS encoding diaminopimelate epimerase, with protein sequence MDIKFYKYHGTGNDFILVDNRKNSYSLNSNQIKRLCDRNFGIGADGLILLRNDKDYDFFMEYYNSDGHESSMCGNGGRCIVQFAKDLKIISKEAEFGAIDGIHTAFIMDNGFVNLKMIDVKNIEIGDNFYYLDTGSPHYVAFRDNIKSINVLNVAREIRYNSRFNDEGTNVNFVEIIKDTIFVRTYERGVENETLSCGTGAVASAICVQIKMNVDSNKLEINTLGGLLKVEFKKNPNNEFNNIWLSGEAKFVFKGNIRV encoded by the coding sequence ATGGATATAAAATTTTATAAATATCATGGTACCGGCAACGATTTTATACTCGTTGATAATAGAAAGAATTCTTATTCACTGAATTCGAACCAAATAAAAAGACTTTGTGATAGAAATTTTGGAATTGGCGCAGATGGTCTGATACTGTTAAGAAATGATAAAGATTACGATTTTTTTATGGAATATTACAATTCTGATGGTCATGAATCGTCGATGTGTGGAAATGGCGGGAGATGTATTGTGCAATTTGCAAAAGATTTGAAAATAATTTCAAAAGAAGCAGAATTTGGGGCAATTGATGGAATTCATACAGCATTTATTATGGACAATGGTTTTGTGAATTTGAAAATGATAGATGTAAAGAACATTGAAATTGGGGATAATTTTTATTATTTAGATACTGGTTCTCCGCATTATGTAGCATTCAGAGACAATATAAAATCTATAAATGTTTTGAATGTGGCAAGAGAGATTAGATATAATAGTAGATTTAATGATGAAGGAACAAATGTAAATTTTGTTGAGATAATAAAGGATACAATTTTTGTAAGAACCTATGAAAGAGGAGTAGAAAACGAAACCTTATCGTGTGGTACAGGAGCAGTTGCTTCAGCAATTTGTGTTCAGATAAAAATGAATGTTGATTCTAATAAATTGGAAATTAATACATTAGGCGGTCTTTTAAAAGTTGAGTTTAAGAAAAATCCCAACAATGAATTTAATAATATTTGGCTTTCAGGTGAAGCCAAATTTGTATTTAAAGGAAATATTAGAGTTTGA
- a CDS encoding MBL fold metallo-hydrolase produces MKITFLGTGTSQGVPVIACKCKVCQSNSMNDKRLRTSIMIEEDGQTIVIDSGPDFRQQMLRENVQDIDAIIFTHEHKDHIAGLDDIRAFNFFNNKIIDIYAEERVHNALKKEFSYVFEEDKYPGVPEICVHEISNQKFKVGSLEFLPIRLQHYFLPIFGYRIKDFTYITDANYISNTEIEKIKGSKVVVLNALRRKKHISHFTLDEALELFNILKPEKAYITHLSHQMGLHKNIENELPTNIFPAYDGLIVEL; encoded by the coding sequence TTGAAAATTACTTTTTTAGGAACAGGAACATCACAAGGCGTACCCGTAATTGCGTGTAAATGTAAAGTTTGTCAGTCGAACTCTATGAATGACAAACGTTTGCGTACTTCAATTATGATAGAAGAGGATGGTCAGACGATTGTAATTGATTCCGGACCGGATTTCAGACAGCAAATGCTAAGAGAAAATGTTCAGGATATCGATGCAATAATTTTTACCCACGAACACAAAGATCATATTGCTGGTTTAGACGATATTCGTGCGTTCAATTTTTTCAACAATAAAATCATTGACATTTATGCTGAAGAAAGGGTTCATAATGCACTAAAAAAAGAATTTTCATACGTTTTTGAAGAAGATAAATATCCAGGAGTTCCTGAGATTTGTGTTCACGAAATCTCGAACCAAAAGTTTAAAGTTGGCAGTTTGGAGTTTCTTCCTATCAGGTTACAGCATTATTTTCTGCCTATTTTTGGCTATAGAATTAAGGATTTTACATATATTACCGATGCAAATTATATCTCCAATACAGAAATTGAAAAAATAAAAGGCTCAAAAGTAGTTGTTCTTAATGCTTTGCGTAGAAAAAAGCACATTTCACATTTTACTTTAGATGAAGCTCTTGAACTTTTCAACATCTTAAAACCTGAAAAAGCTTACATTACCCATTTAAGTCATCAGATGGGTTTGCACAAAAATATTGAAAATGAGCTCCCTACAAATATTTTTCCCGCCTACGATGGTTTAATTGTAGAACTGTAA
- a CDS encoding urocanate hydratase, with translation MKIEDFQKAILQGIPDELPNQKSYETNINHAPKRKDILLHKEKKLAIKNALRYFDKKFHSELAVEFADELKKYGRIYMYRFRPDYKITARSINDFPHKSKQAAAIMLMISNNLDYAVAQHPHELITYGGNGAVFQNWAQYLLTMKYLAEMTEEQTLVLFSGHPQGLFPSHKNAPRVVVTNGMVIPNYSKQDDWERFNALGVSQYGQMTAGSFMYIGPQGIVHGTTITVLNAGRKILREGETDLGGKIFVTSGLGGMSGAQPKATVISGAICLVAEINPKVVHLRHSQKWVDEVYQDLDQLISRTKIAKQNKEAVSLAYQGNIVDLWDKLSEANISIELGSDQTSLHNPWAGGYYPAGLSFEESNEMMANNPELFKVKVQESLRSHVEAINKLTGKGMYFWDYGNAFLLEAGRAGADVFGESEEFKYPSYVQDIMGPLFFDYGFGPFRWVCTSSDPEDLKKTDEIASKILEEIAETAPKEIVGQLKDNILWIKEAGKNQLVVGSQARILYADCEGRTKIALAFNEAIKNGTISAPIVLGRDHHDVSGTDSPYRETSNIYDGSQFTADMAIQNVIGDSFRGATWVSIHNGGGVGWGEVINGGFGFFLDGSENAQTNIESMLHWDVNNGIARRSWARNKEAIFAIKRAMEFNPLLKVTLPNIVDDSILQ, from the coding sequence ATGAAAATTGAAGATTTCCAAAAGGCTATATTACAGGGAATTCCAGATGAATTACCTAATCAAAAATCCTATGAAACGAACATAAATCATGCTCCAAAACGTAAGGATATTTTATTGCATAAAGAAAAAAAGCTGGCAATAAAAAATGCTTTAAGATATTTCGATAAAAAATTTCATTCTGAATTAGCGGTTGAATTTGCTGATGAATTGAAAAAATATGGCAGAATTTATATGTATAGATTTCGTCCCGATTATAAAATCACTGCCAGATCAATAAATGATTTTCCGCACAAATCTAAGCAAGCAGCAGCCATTATGCTGATGATTAGCAATAATTTAGATTACGCTGTTGCTCAACATCCTCACGAATTGATTACCTACGGTGGAAATGGTGCTGTTTTTCAGAATTGGGCTCAATACTTGCTCACGATGAAATATTTAGCAGAAATGACAGAAGAGCAAACTCTCGTACTATTCTCTGGTCATCCTCAAGGATTGTTTCCATCGCATAAAAATGCCCCAAGAGTTGTTGTTACAAACGGAATGGTAATTCCAAATTATTCGAAACAAGACGATTGGGAGCGATTTAATGCACTTGGAGTTTCGCAATACGGGCAAATGACAGCAGGTTCATTTATGTATATTGGTCCACAGGGAATTGTTCATGGAACTACAATTACAGTATTAAATGCCGGAAGGAAGATTTTGCGTGAAGGAGAAACAGATTTGGGAGGTAAGATTTTTGTAACATCGGGCCTTGGCGGAATGTCCGGAGCCCAGCCAAAAGCTACTGTAATTTCCGGAGCAATATGCTTAGTTGCAGAAATTAATCCAAAAGTAGTCCATCTTAGACATTCACAAAAGTGGGTAGATGAAGTTTATCAAGACCTTGACCAACTTATATCAAGAACAAAAATTGCAAAACAAAATAAAGAAGCTGTTTCCCTTGCCTATCAAGGAAATATAGTCGATTTATGGGACAAATTATCAGAGGCGAATATAAGTATTGAGCTTGGTTCTGATCAGACTTCGCTCCATAATCCATGGGCTGGAGGGTACTATCCTGCAGGACTATCTTTTGAAGAATCAAATGAAATGATGGCAAATAATCCTGAATTATTTAAAGTAAAGGTTCAAGAGTCTCTGCGTAGTCATGTTGAAGCAATAAATAAACTGACTGGCAAAGGAATGTATTTTTGGGATTATGGAAATGCTTTTTTGCTGGAAGCTGGAAGGGCTGGTGCTGATGTATTTGGCGAATCTGAGGAGTTTAAATATCCCTCATATGTTCAGGATATTATGGGACCATTATTTTTCGATTATGGATTTGGACCTTTTAGGTGGGTTTGTACTTCGTCGGATCCGGAAGATTTGAAAAAAACGGATGAGATTGCTTCTAAGATTCTTGAAGAAATAGCTGAGACAGCTCCGAAAGAAATTGTTGGGCAGCTTAAAGATAATATTCTTTGGATAAAAGAAGCCGGAAAAAATCAGTTGGTTGTGGGTTCGCAAGCTCGTATTTTATATGCCGATTGCGAAGGCAGAACAAAAATTGCTTTAGCCTTTAATGAAGCCATTAAAAATGGGACAATATCTGCACCAATAGTTCTTGGACGCGATCATCACGATGTTTCAGGGACTGATTCGCCTTATCGTGAAACTTCAAACATTTACGATGGTTCGCAGTTTACAGCAGATATGGCAATTCAAAATGTTATTGGCGATTCGTTTAGAGGTGCCACATGGGTTTCTATCCACAATGGAGGTGGAGTAGGTTGGGGCGAAGTGATAAATGGAGGATTTGGATTTTTTCTTGATGGTTCAGAAAATGCACAAACAAACATTGAATCAATGCTTCATTGGGATGTAAACAATGGAATTGCCCGAAGAAGCTGGGCAAGAAATAAAGAAGCCATTTTTGCGATAAAACGCGCAATGGAATTTAATCCATTACTTAAAGTAACTTTACCTAATATTGTTGATGACAGTATTTTGCAATAA